From the Winogradskyella forsetii genome, the window AAGGTATCTTCTGGAAACGAATCTGTACCCAAACCATCTTGATTGGTCACCATGACCAATTCGTAATCAAGTTCTTTGGCGATTCGTGATAACCATTGAAAAACCCCAGGATAAAACTCTAATTTCTCCAAACTATCAAGTTGAAAATCGATTGGTGGTTCTATGGCTAAGGTTCCGTCTCTGTCTATGAATAGTACTTTTTTCATTTAACTTTTAGTGTTTTAATTGTCATTCTGAATGCAATGAAGAATCTATTTTAATAAAATGAGATTTCTCACATTCGTTCGAAATGACAAGGTTTTATTTTTATTTAAGTCCTGAGTGACAGGTCTGCTAGCGTATTTATCAATTTCTCATTCTCTTCAGGTTTGCCAACTGTAATTCTAATACTGTTTTTTACCAAACTATTCCTTTTTCGAGTAATCACTTTTTGTTCCACTAAATTTTGGTAAAGTTTATCGGCATCCTCAACTTCAACTAACAAAAAGTTCGCATCCGAAGGATATATTTTTTTTATGATTTCTAACTTTTTCAAAGCTGTTATTAGTTTCTTTTTTTCTTCAAGAATGATTTGCTTGTTGGCTTCAAAAGTTGTTCTGTTCTCTAAGGCTTCAATAGCTGCGGTTTCATTTAGCTTACTGATGTTATACGGCATTTTTACCTTATTGAGCAATTGAATAATCTCCTCATTGGCATAAGCAATTCCGATGCGTGCTGCAGCCAAAGCCCAAGCTTTACTAAAAGTTTGCGTAACGATGAGATTTGGATACGTTTCAATGGATTGGCTCCAAGATTTATTATCATTAAAATCAGCGTATGCTTCATCAATAATAACAATGCCATTAAAATTCTCTAAAATAAATTCAATATCAGATTTTTTAAAACAATTTCCGGTAGGATTATTTGGCGAACAGATGAAAATGAGTTTCAATTTTTCGTCTTTAAAATAAGGTTTCAAATCGTCTTTTTTAATTTGAAAGTGATCATTTAAAGGGAGCGTTATTAATTCAATAGCATTGATATCCGCAGCGACTTGATACATCCCAAATGTTGGTGTAAACGTAAGTGCTTTATCTTTTCCTGGATTGCAAAAAATGCGATAAATAAGGTCAATAATCTCATCGCTACCATTGCCAATAAATATGTTTTTAATAACAATTCCGTTATATGCTGAAAGCTTTTGCTTTAGTGTTTTTTGGTCAGAATTAGGATATCGATTTAAGGTGCCGAAGGGATTTTCATTGGCATCTAAAAAAACACCTTCGTTACCTTTGAATTCATCGCGAGCACTTGAATAGGGTTTAAGACCTAAAATATTTGGTCGAACTATAGTTTTTAAATCAAACATTCTTTTACTTTTTCCTGCAAGGTTTTAAAAACCTTTTAGGTATTAAACTGTACTTTTTGTACCAATAAGGTTTAGATACCAAATCAAGTTTGGTATATGCCTTGAAGGATTTTTAAGGTGCTGAAACCAGTTCAGCACTGTTTACTTTAAGGTTTTA encodes:
- the hisC gene encoding histidinol-phosphate transaminase produces the protein MFDLKTIVRPNILGLKPYSSARDEFKGNEGVFLDANENPFGTLNRYPNSDQKTLKQKLSAYNGIVIKNIFIGNGSDEIIDLIYRIFCNPGKDKALTFTPTFGMYQVAADINAIELITLPLNDHFQIKKDDLKPYFKDEKLKLIFICSPNNPTGNCFKKSDIEFILENFNGIVIIDEAYADFNDNKSWSQSIETYPNLIVTQTFSKAWALAAARIGIAYANEEIIQLLNKVKMPYNISKLNETAAIEALENRTTFEANKQIILEEKKKLITALKKLEIIKKIYPSDANFLLVEVEDADKLYQNLVEQKVITRKRNSLVKNSIRITVGKPEENEKLINTLADLSLRT